Sequence from the Candidatus Accumulibacter similis genome:
GCAGCCAGTCGTGGATGTCGGCCGCCGCCATGCGGCGGGACTTCACGCCCGCATTGGCGAGACCCCCGGCGAGCCGGTCGCAGATCGTCGTCAGCGCCTGCTCGGGCGACTGGCCGCGCCGCGATGCGGTCGCCGCGTTCGCGCGCCGGTAGACCACCATGCGCACACGCCGGACCTGGCCGCGCCACGGCAGGCGCGTCACCGTCGTGTCCTCGAACAGCCCGCCGGGCTTGGAGATGGCGCGCAGGTGATGCCCGAAGAACCGCAGGTAGAAGTCCGTGAAGGCACTGCCCTGGGCGCGCGGCCTCACATAGTCCGCCAGCCCGCGCAGGTAGTTGTCCCAGGTCGATTCGTCCTGGGCATAGAGCTGCACCACCCAGGGGTTCTCGTCGAGTTCGTCGAAAGAGTCCTGCAGCGCGTTCTCCAACGCATCGCGTGCCTGCCACAGCCAGGCCATCTCGCGGCCCTCGGTGCCCACCGGCGCCAGCTCGAAGAAGCCCGCGACCGACTGGCCGTCTTCCAGCAGCATGCTCTTGGAACCCGGCAGATACTCCACCCACGGGAGCAGATCGGCGAAGGACGGTGACACGCCATAGAGGGCCTGCATATCCGCCTCGGTGGCCGGACGACGCGGCCGGTCGGCTGCTGCTTTGCCTGGCTCCGGGATGCCGTGCGCTGCGAGCGTCGTCACGTGCCGCGACCAGGCATCCTCGCCCTGCGGGTCAGAGCCAGCCAATGCGAGGGCCTTGCGCGGCCAGGGCAAGGTCCAGGCCATCAGTAGTCCTCCAGGCGCTCGCCAGGCATGGCGTACTGCACCCGCTGGTACAAGGGAAAGACGGTGGTGTAGCCGGGCACGGGCACCGGATCGCTGCCGGCCAGGTGCGGGAACACGTACATCACCAGGTCCGGGTTCGGCAGTCGGTGGAACTGGCGGTAGATCTCGTTGGCCGCGGTGCGCGTGTAGGCGGCAGCGGCGGCAGGCGCTGCCTGCGTATCGGCCTCGCTCAGCGCCCGGCGCAGGTCCTGGCGCGCGTCGAGCAGTTGCCGGGCAGCTTGTCCGCCACCGGCGCTGCCGCCCGTCTCCTGGGTCCACACATCGAGCATCGTGTAATCGCCGTGCGGTAGCAGCTTGTCCTTGCTAGTGGCGCAGCCGCCCAGCACTCCGACCGCGCACAGGACCGCGACCGATTCAATCCAAATCCGACGCATGCTTGCCTCCGATGCGGTGATTGACCCGACGCCCCTTAGCGTCGTAGTCGATGTTGAGCGGCTGCTCCAGGTGCACGGCGACCTTGGCGCCGGGGCGCACGTAGACCGCGGCGAAGGCCTGGCCGTAGAGCTTGTTGACCCAATCAGCCATGTCGCGCACGCCACCGGCCAAGATGCGGCCCATCGCCTCGTTGCCGCTGATACCCACCGTGCCGAGCGAGCCGTTGTTGTTGGCGACCACGGCCACGCTGCCGTTGTCCGACTTGATCAGTGACGCCGCGCCGGCCCCAGCCGCCGTGATGAGGGCCTGCGAGCCCAGGTACTGCTGCGCGTTGCTGCGCCGTTCACCGCTGACGCAAGGAATGCCGTAGGGGTCGCTGATCCAGCCCAGGCCGCCGTGCGTGGTGCTGTTGGCGCTGCTGCCCGACCCGCTGCCGTTCTGGTTCCGGTTGCCGTCCTCCGGCATGGTGCGCACCGTCCCGTCGTTGAAGACGAACGTCACCGAGCGAATCTGGCCGCGCACGCAGGAAAGCGTCCAATCGCCGGAGGCCGTGCCGCTGACCACCGCACCGGCCACGTCGGGAATGTCGATGCCGTTGGCGGTCAGGTTGTCCGGCCCAATCAGCACCTTGAACGGATACGGGTCATTGACCGTGCCGTCGATCGGCACGCGGCCGATCAGCGCGGTCATCGCGATCGAGCCCATCAGCGTCGAGTTCGACGGCACCGTGTAGACCGGCTTGGCCGACGCGCCCACGGTGCGGCTGCCGGCGTCCGCCACGGTGCTTGCCACGCTGTCGGCCGTGTCGGAGAGCGTCTTCTGCGCCGGCCCGAAGCTCGTCGGGAAGTTCAGGCCACCGCTGCCGCCGTTCTTCGCCGAGGGCTTCGCGTCGTCGGGCTCCACCCAGCGCGTGCCATTGGCGCTGCGCGCGGCACCCCCCTGGGTGCCGCCGAAGCCCTTGCCGTCGCCTTCTTCCAGACCGAGGCCCACCGGAAGGTCGGCCTGGCCGCCTTTGCCGGAGAGGCCATCCAGGCGCCGCTGCAGGTCTTGCAGCAGGCCCTGGGTCTGCTGGCGGTCGCTGGAGAGTTGCTCGCGGTCCTGCTGTAGGCGGCCACGCTCGCCGTCCAGCGCGGACTGGATGCGTTGGTCGATCGCGCTTTCCCGCGCGCGCATGCGCTCGTTCTCGGTCTTCTGGTTCTTGTTGTCGTTGAGCGCCGTCTGCAGCTCGTTGCGCAACTGCTTGACCTGGGCCACCAGCGTCGCGACGGTATCGCGCGGCGTGTCGCCCTCGATGCCCAGCGCCTTCATCTCCTCGGGCGTGAGCGAGTTGGCGGCGCTGGCGGGCGCGGGCTTGGCGCCACGATCACCGGAGAACAGCTTGATGCCGACGAACAGCAGCACCAGCGCCATCGGGATCAGCAGCCATTTGAGGAGGGGGTTACTTTTCATGGCGGGCACCTCCTTCGGCCTGGCCGGCCGCCGCTGCCGGCGGCAGGTTCACCGTCGCGTCGATCGGTGAGAGCTTGGGCAGCAGCGACTCGGCCAGGCCGTGGCCACGGGTAACGAGGTAGACCACCGTCATGTCGGCGGCGCGTCCGGCCGGCGCCAGGTTCGGGTGCTGGAAGGTCGCGGCGAGGAAGTCGCCCTGCAATGCGCGTGGGTCCAGGTCGAGCCAGCGACCGGAGGTGTTGGTGAGCTTCACGGCCGTCACCCACTGGTCTTCGAGCCGCCATGCGGCCAGCGCCTGCGCACGCACCGGCAGCGTGGGCAGCAAGGTCGAAAGCTCCAGAGTGCGCCGCAGGTTGACGCGGCCGATGCCGGGGACGGGTTCCACGGTGCGCAGCGGCGCATAGAGGTTCTGCGCCGCATAGCGCGTGAGCACGACGGCCACCGGCGTGGCGCGCTTCGCAGTGACTGCTGTGCGCTGCGCATCGTCGTCCGTCGTCGCAGCCGGCTTGGCCGGCTCGCCGTAGCGGGTGGTCGGTACATCGCTCTCGACGATGCGAACTGGTTCGAGCGCAGGCTGGCCCGCCTTCGCCGGCTCGGCCGCGATGTCCAGCAGGATCAGCGCGCCCGACTCCACGTCCTGCAGTTGCAGTCGCGTGGGCGCGATCGGCGCATTGGCGCGCAGGTAGATCGCCCCACCGGCGCTCTGCACGCGCAACTGCTCGCCGACGCCTGCCGGCACGCCGATGCGGACGTTGCGCTCGATGAACACCACGCGCTCCTGGCCGACCACCAGCGGCACCGCGAGCGGCAGCCGCTCCCAGCGCAGGATTTCGATGGCATGGGCCGCAGGCACGAGGGCCAGGCACAGCAGCAGGCCGGCCAGGGCCGCAGCGAACGGGCGCATCACGAAGGGCTTCATGGGGTGTCTCCCTGCAAGTTGGAGCCGGCGCTCGCGGCCCTGCCGGGCGGTGCCGGGGGCGGCGGGGTTTCGATGCGTTCCGGCGCGCGCGCATGGCAGTCCAGCGCCAGGCCGAACGGGTTGCGCTCGGGGTCCACGTCCATGCGCACGACCTTGAGTGCATAGCGCACGAGCGCGCGCTTGACCTGCTCGGCGCCCAGGTACTCGTCCGCGCTCACGTCCAGCGTGACGACCCAGTTGTTGGTCGACACGGTTTGCACGCGCGCGGCCGGGTCGTCGCCGTAACCACGGCCGGGAATCTCGTAGATGCCGCGCACGCGCTGGCGCAGTTCGCCGTTGCTGCGCCGAAACTCGAAGTCCTGCTGCAGGAAGGCGCGGCAGCTCGGCGTGAAGTAGGCCGACAGCGCATGCAGGTTGCGCGGGTAGTCCTGCTCGCCGTTGGTCGGCCAGCGTTGGGCCTGCTGCCAGATGTAGAAGGTGAAGGCGTAGACGCTCTCCGGCGGCACGTCCCACCACTTACGGGTGCTGCCCGAGCGCAGGTCGGGCGGCACGTGGATGGTGAGGCTCTTGGGTGCGCTCCACCATCCGAAGCCGAGCAGCAACGCCATGACGAACAGCGCGGCGCCGGCCAGACGCAAGGTTTTCACGTGCGCCTGCAGGTGTGCGACCTCGTTCTTGAATCGGCTCATGCTGTACCTCGACGCAGGGACGGGTTGGGCCGCAGGCGCCGCGTGGACCACCAGCCCGAACGGGTGATGAGCTGGCCCCCGCCCGCATGCGCTGCCAGCGCGGGGTAGCGCAGCACGAGGCGCCACTGGAGCTGGCGGTACAGCCAGGTGTCGGGCCGGCCGCGCTTCCACCGCCGCAGCAGGCCACCGCCCACGAAGACGCCGATACCGATGCCGGCGACGATCAGCGTGGGCACCATCGCGATGCTGTGCGTGAGCCAGGCCAGCGGCACGCCGGCCACGAGGCCGGCCGCACCGGACAGGCCGGCGCAGACCCACAGCTCGTCGGCCGTGAGCCCGCGCACGACCACCGGATGGCGGTTGAGGCGATGCGGCAAGAAGGTCACGAGCCCATCGCGCGACGGGCTCTCCAGGGCGCCGGCCATCGTTGCCGGTCCTTACAGGACGCCGGTGGCCTTGGTCAGCAACCAGATACCGACAACCAACAAGATCGCGCCCACTGCCACGGTCAGCCCGAACTGGCCCCACGTCGCGCGGCCGGTGTGAATCTCGGCGTAGCGGGTGTAAGCGTGGTAGCAGACGCCCACGAACATCGAGGCCACGACGAGCAGCGCAATCAGCAGCACGATGTCGTAGCCATAGTTCTGCAGCGTCTGCATGATGCCGCTGCCGGTGCCGCGCGACGGATCTTCCAGCGTGGGAAGAGCGGCGAACGACTGCGACGGCATGGCGGCAATGCCCAGCGGGATGAGCAGCGCAGCGATGCGCGCAGGCCGTGCAGCGAGACGGTGAAGAGTCGGGGAAGCGTTCATGGCGATACACCTTTCATGGGGTCAGGACAGGAGGAAAAAACCCAGCACCAGGTACATCGCGACGAAGCGCACGATGACGCCGAGGAACTGGCGTTGGGTCAGGTGGTGCTCGGCCCAGCCGACATAGGCGGTGCGCATCGCCCACACGCCCCACAGCAGCAGGACGGCGAAGACGAAACCGAGCACGACGGCGGAGACGGCCCCGGGCGCAAAGCCTCCGTTGGCCGTGAAGGCGGCAACCTGGTCGGAGGAAGGCGTCATGGTGACGGCGCCTCCTTGTCGGGGGTCGCGTTGCTGCGCGTGTAGTCGCCGGCCAGCGGCACGGGATCACGCGGCTGGGCGCGTTGCGGAACGAGGTAGTCGCGCACGCCGGCGCGCACGCGCTCCAGGTCGGCACGCAGCCGCGCGTAGTCGAAGTGGTAGCGAGTACGCCCCTGCGGCGCGGTGGCAGCGGCGTGCTCGGCGAAGCGGTCCAGCAGTTCGAGCTGGCGCGTCACTGCGGCGAGCATCTCGCGTTCCGCGGCGTCGTCGGAGGCGTCGGCGGCGATGGCGGGCTGCAATCCGGCAGCGGCAAGCACAAGCGCGGCAAGGCGCATCGCGACGGCAAAGCGCCGAACCTGCGCGGGATTGCGAGTGGTTTCCATCGAGCCGTTCTCCGAGGGATGCGGATGGCTCGATGCTCAAACGGCCAGTCTTCCGGCGCCGCAATCAATCGGAACCGGCCAACCACCGCTTTCCGCGGCGAAGGCCGATGCGGCTACAGGTACTTCTTGAAGGTCGCCGACGCGATACACACGGCCACGCCGAGCAGCGCCGCGCTGGGCAGCAGGATCAGCAGCGGATGCACGCTGACCGGCAGCGCGAGGTAGGTGACCCAGGGCAGCACCGCCAGCGGCATCAGGCTGGCCCTGGCCCGGTGGTAGACAAATCCCGATTCGCGCCCGGCGCCGAAGCCGCGCACGTCACGGCGCACCAGGCCGTCGACCAGGCCGGTGAACGCGGCCATCAGGAACAGCGGCAAGGTCAGGATCAGCACCAGGAGCCGCACGAGGAACACCAGCACGGTGTAGGCCGAGGCGATCAGGTAGCTCTCGACGTGCACGTAGAGCTGCGCGATGTAGTAGCGGAAGTCCCGCACCTGGCTGTGCGCACCGGCGCGTGATTGCGCCGCGGCGTCGCGTATCCAGTCCAACAGCCCGGTCTTCACGAACAGCCCTTGGTAGGCCCACTCGATGAGCTGGCGCGCACTGCGCCCCGGCTCCTGCACCAGCACGCTTTGCGTGAAATGTTCCGAGACCTGCGATACCTCATAGTTCAGCATGCCCTGGGCATGACGCCAGCCCTGCTCGGGCCAGAGGAAGTGCATGCCGAGACACTCGATCACGATGCACAGCAGGAGCGAGCCGATCAACACACCGAACAGCCGAAACGGCAGCGTCACCAGCCCCGCGATCAGGCCCTGCTGGCGAACCTGCTGGCGTTGGACGGCGACGGCAGGGTCGCTCATGCCATGGTCCCTTCGTCCATGCTCGCCATCTGCTTGAAGTCCGCCAGCAGATCGTCGGGCAGCGCCTGGTCTTGCAAGCCAGGGAGACCCTTGTTATCCCACCAGTCACCGGCCTCGACGTAGTGCTGCCGCATGTAGCCGGCCAGTTCCTGCAGATCCTTGGGCATGGTCTCGTCGGGGTCGGGCGCTGGCAAGGGCATGCGCACCTTCCACAGGTGGCCCCCCTCGATCAGCGCGAAGCACTGCCCCTTGGGCAGGCCGACGACGTGCGCCGGTTCGATCAGCGGCACGCTGTTGCTGCTGATGCGGTCCTGCGTGTTGGACGTGAACGCAGTGTTG
This genomic interval carries:
- a CDS encoding TIGR03747 family integrating conjugative element membrane protein; translation: MSDPAVAVQRQQVRQQGLIAGLVTLPFRLFGVLIGSLLLCIVIECLGMHFLWPEQGWRHAQGMLNYEVSQVSEHFTQSVLVQEPGRSARQLIEWAYQGLFVKTGLLDWIRDAAAQSRAGAHSQVRDFRYYIAQLYVHVESYLIASAYTVLVFLVRLLVLILTLPLFLMAAFTGLVDGLVRRDVRGFGAGRESGFVYHRARASLMPLAVLPWVTYLALPVSVHPLLILLPSAALLGVAVCIASATFKKYL
- a CDS encoding TIGR03758 family integrating conjugative element protein, whose translation is MTPSSDQVAAFTANGGFAPGAVSAVVLGFVFAVLLLWGVWAMRTAYVGWAEHHLTQRQFLGVIVRFVAMYLVLGFFLLS
- a CDS encoding TIGR03746 family integrating conjugative element protein translates to MSRFKNEVAHLQAHVKTLRLAGAALFVMALLLGFGWWSAPKSLTIHVPPDLRSGSTRKWWDVPPESVYAFTFYIWQQAQRWPTNGEQDYPRNLHALSAYFTPSCRAFLQQDFEFRRSNGELRQRVRGIYEIPGRGYGDDPAARVQTVSTNNWVVTLDVSADEYLGAEQVKRALVRYALKVVRMDVDPERNPFGLALDCHARAPERIETPPPPAPPGRAASAGSNLQGDTP
- a CDS encoding conjugal transfer protein; protein product: METTRNPAQVRRFAVAMRLAALVLAAAGLQPAIAADASDDAAEREMLAAVTRQLELLDRFAEHAAATAPQGRTRYHFDYARLRADLERVRAGVRDYLVPQRAQPRDPVPLAGDYTRSNATPDKEAPSP
- a CDS encoding TIGR03749 family integrating conjugative element protein; this encodes MRPFAAALAGLLLCLALVPAAHAIEILRWERLPLAVPLVVGQERVVFIERNVRIGVPAGVGEQLRVQSAGGAIYLRANAPIAPTRLQLQDVESGALILLDIAAEPAKAGQPALEPVRIVESDVPTTRYGEPAKPAATTDDDAQRTAVTAKRATPVAVVLTRYAAQNLYAPLRTVEPVPGIGRVNLRRTLELSTLLPTLPVRAQALAAWRLEDQWVTAVKLTNTSGRWLDLDPRALQGDFLAATFQHPNLAPAGRAADMTVVYLVTRGHGLAESLLPKLSPIDATVNLPPAAAAGQAEGGARHEK
- a CDS encoding TIGR03751 family conjugal transfer lipoprotein, giving the protein MRRIWIESVAVLCAVGVLGGCATSKDKLLPHGDYTMLDVWTQETGGSAGGGQAARQLLDARQDLRRALSEADTQAAPAAAAAYTRTAANEIYRQFHRLPNPDLVMYVFPHLAGSDPVPVPGYTTVFPLYQRVQYAMPGERLEDY
- a CDS encoding TIGR03752 family integrating conjugative element protein, with the protein product MKSNPLLKWLLIPMALVLLFVGIKLFSGDRGAKPAPASAANSLTPEEMKALGIEGDTPRDTVATLVAQVKQLRNELQTALNDNKNQKTENERMRARESAIDQRIQSALDGERGRLQQDREQLSSDRQQTQGLLQDLQRRLDGLSGKGGQADLPVGLGLEEGDGKGFGGTQGGAARSANGTRWVEPDDAKPSAKNGGSGGLNFPTSFGPAQKTLSDTADSVASTVADAGSRTVGASAKPVYTVPSNSTLMGSIAMTALIGRVPIDGTVNDPYPFKVLIGPDNLTANGIDIPDVAGAVVSGTASGDWTLSCVRGQIRSVTFVFNDGTVRTMPEDGNRNQNGSGSGSSANSTTHGGLGWISDPYGIPCVSGERRSNAQQYLGSQALITAAGAGAASLIKSDNGSVAVVANNNGSLGTVGISGNEAMGRILAGGVRDMADWVNKLYGQAFAAVYVRPGAKVAVHLEQPLNIDYDAKGRRVNHRIGGKHASDLD
- a CDS encoding TIGR03750 family conjugal transfer protein is translated as MAGALESPSRDGLVTFLPHRLNRHPVVVRGLTADELWVCAGLSGAAGLVAGVPLAWLTHSIAMVPTLIVAGIGIGVFVGGGLLRRWKRGRPDTWLYRQLQWRLVLRYPALAAHAGGGQLITRSGWWSTRRLRPNPSLRRGTA
- a CDS encoding TIGR03745 family integrating conjugative element membrane protein produces the protein MNASPTLHRLAARPARIAALLIPLGIAAMPSQSFAALPTLEDPSRGTGSGIMQTLQNYGYDIVLLIALLVVASMFVGVCYHAYTRYAEIHTGRATWGQFGLTVAVGAILLVVGIWLLTKATGVL